The following are encoded in a window of Plasmodium vivax chromosome 10, whole genome shotgun sequence genomic DNA:
- a CDS encoding 60S ribosomal subunit protein L4/L1, putative (encoded by transcript PVX_097915A), with product MATVRPVANVYSTSNKQVVGEVEIPVVFQTPIRSDLVQEVFKNVSKNRRHPYAVKLGAGYETSAESWGTGRAVARIPRVPGGGTHRAGQGAFGNMCRGGGMFNPTKVWRRWGRKVNLKEKRYAVCSSIAASGVTSLVLARGHRISNMKEVPLVVSNDVESISKTKEALKFLITLGLKEEVNRLIKSKKIRAGKGKMRNRKYRMRNGPLIIYSKDCGVKKAFRNIPGVDLCKVTKLNLMKLAPGGSIGRLCIWSESAFKKLDVIYGRIFKKKITKKNYILPKSLMANSDIYRIISSEQVQATLLARKRPCKKRLQNKNSLTNFAVRCRLNPAYKLLRSIAIRKMKKSIEAKKNNKKELRVKKKIQKKELQKVNHAYYTSIASSVKRKKKKEEKKAKSKKDANKALLPTAGDD from the coding sequence ATGGCGACCGTGAGACCCGTGGCGAACGTGTACAGCACGAGCAACAAGCAGGTGGTGGGCGAGGTGGAGATCCCGGTGGTGTTTCAAACGCCCATACGAAGCGACCTCGTGCAGgaggtttttaaaaacgtttcGAAGAACAGGAGACACCCATACGCAGTAAAGTTGGGCGCTGGTTACGAAACATCTGCAGAGTCATGGGGAACAGGTAGAGCCGTGGCGAGAATACCGAGGGTCCCCGGAGGAGGTACGCACAGAGCAGGCCAAGGAGCTTTTGGGAACATGTGTAGAGGTGGAGGTATGTTTAACCCAACAAAGGTTTGGAGGAGATGGGGAAGGAAAGTAAacctgaaggagaagcgtTACGCAGTTTGCTCTTCCATTGCTGCAAGCGGTGTAACTTCCTTAGTGCTGGCGAGAGGACACCGCATCTCGAACATGAAGGAGGTCCCACTGGTAGTTAGCAACGATGTAGAATCGATTAGCAAAACGAAAGAAGCCCTCAAGTTCTTAATTACTCTAGGATTGAAAGAAGAAGTCAACCGGTTAATAAAGTCCAAAAAGATTAGGgcaggaaagggaaaaatgagaaacaGGAAATACCGAATGAGGAATGGCCCCCTCATTATATATAGCAAAGATTGCGGAGTGAAGAAGGCCTTTAGGAACATCCCCGGAGTCGATTTGTGTAAAGTAACCAAACTCAATTTGATGAAGTTAGCTCCTGGGGGATCCATTGGAAGACTGTGCATTTGGAGTGAAAGcgctttcaaaaaattggatGTAATTTACGGAAGGATcttcaaaaagaaaattacgaaaaagaATTACATTTTGCCCAAGTCCCTTATGGCTAACTCTGACATATACCGCATCATCAGCAGCGAACAGGTGCAGGCAACTCTGCTGGCGAGGAAGAGACCTTGCAAGAAAAGACTACAGAACAAGAACTCCCTCACGAACTTCGCCGTCAGGTGTAGACTCAACCCTGCGTACAAGCTGCTCAGATCCATTGCCATtaggaagatgaagaagagcatcgaggcgaagaagaacaataaaaaggagctccgcgtgaaaaagaaaatccagaagaaggagctgcAGAAGGTTAACCACGCCTACTACACCAGCATCGCCAGCTCAGTTAAGcgcaagaagaagaaggaggagaagaaggccaAGTCCAAGAAGGACGCCAACAAGGCCCTCCTCCCCACCGCCGGCGACGATTGA
- a CDS encoding hypothetical protein, conserved (encoded by transcript PVX_097900A), which produces MSSRLLKKFLKEKTRDEINKLGESVEEEAVAARPKKKSVFAYLDDSEGSEGSEGSEGSAAAKGKQPQNSVSKKQSKNAANVKQPLSAANVKQPHNGVKAAQAQRKKKKKKKNLDEEIDDLLHTMNAEEKQKAKRQQHENASDEEAPEGGGTPSEVDLPELSACAHEKYDYCLKLEKGNFDVNVELKRIFGKDFVKENKYIPKSKIKFLKNWLVQDYTTKIIHPPLSMKRYGNEFKLEKHKLYLEAENLFYALLDTHDIEAMHNLVKKFPFHVDTLLVLSEYYNESSNFEVANKFTKLALLILQHVFHIDFSPNSLNRSREIYVNPHLYDNKALFKALYMHMLSLENEACTITSLEVAKLLCKMDLQFDLCSILLRIDSLILKCNLFDFFIYFSFNFVIQNVQCVVPAARLSEILATCLHGEMRLPGSHRPEWDEHAWKRQDGGEAGEAAAAGGAVAVAGGGAEEGAEEGEAAEGESPSHNNQVGEAAGGGAAEGGAPPTPERRTDELDPTDDAKREPPNDADCNDGPPYQMEGENESELPVGHERHSADEQGEKGEQNEGDPLEGGKGSGGGKVSGGGKVSGGCNCFEGGRAGTALQSKLLFENFEIRLHFLLPNFAFSLPLSLYLKNNNGVDLQEIRLISVDDLVSAFSYEECRFLSPHFAIRFDCHGGRAKNGNDRLGQSDHAEDHPDGATPDESAPPKVSTNEQKKGQPSLSFSAHVTLLRALLCFPNFLQTFLNYNNFKTTKVVKKTIYESSFKDILASPPFSSPSLFRLGEFDVVQKIICCYLEKNNIYYKSERVITWFHVCSAFLHELYRDPSAARALDKARAEWHGKVHLLDVSKYKDVRVGEFKSTNYLLPDFMMEKNRTYSPHTPAAPSSYYVSLNSNLIIAFFQSLLPWYQVDYYGYQSD; this is translated from the exons ATGTCTAGTCGACTGCTGAAGAAGTtcctgaaggagaagaccCGCGATGAGATAAACAAACTGGGGGAGtccgtggaggaggaggcggTGGCGGCTAGgccgaagaagaagagcgtCTTTGCGTACTTGGACGACTCGGAGGGGAGCGAGGGGAGCGAGGGGAGTGAGGGCAGCGCGGCtgcgaaggggaagcaacCGCAGAATAGTGTAAGTAAAAAGCAATCGAAAAATGCCGCGAACGTAAAACAGCCGCTGAGTGCCGCGAACGTAAAACAACCACACAATGGCGTAAAAGCGGCGCAAGCGCagcggaagaagaagaaaaagaaaaaaaacctgGACGAGGAAATCGACGACCTGCTGCACACCATGAACgcagaggagaagcagaaagCGAAGAGGCAGCAACATGAAAATGCGTCCGATGAGGAGGCCccagaagggggaggcactCCATCCGAAGTGGACCTCCCGGAATTGTCCGCCTGCGCACACGAAAAATATGACTACTGTCTGAAGCTAGAAAAAGGGAACTTTGACGTTAACGTAGAATTGAAAAGGATCTTCGGAAAGGATTtcgtaaaagaaaataagtACATCCCgaagagcaaaataaagtttttaaaaaactggCTCGTGCAAGACTACACCACGAAGATAATCCACCCCCCCCTTTCAATGAAAAGGTATGGGAATGAATTTAAACTGGAAAAGCATAAGCTCTATTTGGAGGCAGAAAATCTCTTTTACGCCCTTTTAGATACACATGATATTGAGGCTATGCACAATTTGGTGAAGAAGTTCCCCTTCCATGTAGACACTTTGCTAGTGCTTTCAGAATACTATAACGAATCGAGCAATTTTGAGGTGGCCAATAAATTCACCAAATTAGCtctcctcattttgcaaCACGTGTTTCACATTGATTTCAGTCCAAACAGCTTAAATAGAAGCAGAGAGATTTACGTGAACCCGCACCTCTATGATAATAAGGCTCTCTTTAAAGCGCTCTACATGCATATGCTTTCTCTGGAGAATGAAGCGTGCACTATCACTTCTCTTGAGGTTGCCAAGTTGTTATGCAAAATGGATTTGCAGTTTGACCTCTGCAGCATCCTCCTCCGAATTGATAGCTTAATTTTGAAGTGCAATTTATTTgactttttcatttatttctccttcaattttgtcattCAGAATGTGCAGTGTGTGGTGCCCGCCGCGAGGCTCAGCGAGATCCTGGCCACTTGCCTCCACGGCGAAATGAGGCTCCCGGGAAGTCACCGCCCTGAGTGGGACGAGCACGCTTGGAAGAGGCAggacgggggagaagcgggggaagcggcagcggcggggggagcggtagCGGTAGCGGGAGGAGGAGCCGAAGAAGGAGccgaagaaggagaagcagcagaggGAGAGTCACCAAGTCACAACAACCAAGTGGGAGAAGCCGctgggggaggagcggcggAGGGAGGAGCGCCCCCCACCCCGGAGAGAAGAACGGACGAATTGGATCCAACGGACGACGCGAAAAGGGAACCCCCAAATGATGCAGACTGCAATGATGGGCCGCCTTACCAGATGGAGGGCGAAAACGAATCAGAGCTGCCCGTGGGGCATGAGCGGCACTCCGCCGATgagcagggggagaagggggagcAGAATGAGGGCGACCCCCTGGAAGGGGGCAAAGGAAGCGGAGGTGGCAAAGTAAGCGGAGGTGGCAAAGTAAGCGGAGGGTGTAACTGCTTTGAGGGAGGCCGGGCCGGGACCGCCCTGCAGAGCAAGCTCCTCTTCGAAAACTTCGAAATCAGGCTGCACTTCCTGCTGCCCAACTTCGCCTTCTCCCTGCCGCTCAGCCTCTACCTGAAGAACAACAACGGAGTGGACCTCCAGGAGATTCGTCTAATCAGCGTGGACGACCTGGTGAGCGCCTTCTCCTACGAGGAGTGTCGCTTTCTTAGTCCCCACTTTGCCATTCGCTTCGACTGCCACGGGGGGCGCGCAAAGAATGGAAACGATAGACTTGGCCAGAGTGACCATGCGGAGGATCACCCCGATGGAGCTACTCCTGATGAGAGTGCCCCTCCAAAAGTGAGTACCAATGAACAGAAGAAGGGTCAACCGTCGCTCTCCTTTTCGGCCCACGTAACTCTCCTAAGAGCTCTCCTGTGCTTCCCCAACTTCCTACAAACATttcttaattataataatttcaaAACGACCAAGGTGGTGAAGAAGACCATTTATGAGTCCTCATTCAAGGATATCCTGGCGAGCCCCCCCTTCTCCTCGCCGAGTCTCTTTCGCCTGGGAGAGTTTGACgttgtgcaaaaaataatttgctgCTATTTGGAGaagaataatatttactACAAATCGGAGCGGGTCATCACGTGGTTCCACGTGTGCAGTGCGTTTCTGCACGAGCTGTATAGGGACCCCTCAG cggcCCGAGCCCTGGATAAGGCGCGCGCGGAGTGGCACGGAAAGGTGCACCTCCTCGACGTAAGCAAGTACAAGGACGTCCGCGTTGGCGAATTCAAGTCCACCAATTACCTCCTGCCAGACTTTATGATGGAGAAGAACAGAACCTACTCCCCCCACACGCCCGCGGCCCCCTCCAGCTACTACGTCTCCCTCAACAGCAATTTGATCATAGCCTTCTTCCAGAGCCTCCTCCCCTGGTACCAAGTGGATTACTACGGTTATCAGAGCGATTGA
- a CDS encoding subtilisin-like serine protease, putative (encoded by transcript PVX_097920A) codes for MKENLVKLLGSCGRVQKLSHVDLYLYETFPKISERALGKCLQLLSSARVLVEQDQQIYPVEGGCSTGGARGTGGRSGKSVTGGRTPPGSEATFQPNNQLPFKKFLSRLQSDCKGTNIIKGYDQTKMKEGTELSEPHERSDVNVCIVDTGVDYNHQDLQGNVVHVKHGRDGSGDGSGGGGGCDGGGCDFARGMDNHGHGTFIAGIIAGNSQRDSQGIKGICRRAKLTICKALNSKNAGFVSDILNCFNFCASKEAKIINASFASTKNYPSLFEALKTLEQKNILVVSSSGNCCPTAESKNTFTECNLDVMRVYPTAYSTNLRNLITVSNMVQHENGLVTLSPDSCYSSNYVHLAAPGDDIISTFPQNKYAISSGSSFSAAVVTGLAALVLSIKGGLSYEEVIRLLRGSIVQTESLRSKVKWGGFLDVRHLVSAAIALSRASGPAATPSR; via the coding sequence ATGAAAGAGAACTTGGTGAAGCTCCTGGGGTCCTGCGGGAGAGTGCAGAAGTTGAGCCACGTGGACCTTTACCTTTACGAGACCTTTCCAAAGATCAGCGAGAGGGCGTTAGGGAAGTGTCTGCAGCTGTTGAGCAGTGCGCGCGTGCTGGTGGAGCAGGACCAGCAGATATATCCCGTCGAGGGGGGGTGCTCCACGGGCGGTGCGAGAGGTACAGGAGGTAGGAGCGGCAAGAGCGTTACTGGAGGTAGAACCCCCCCCGGCAGCGAGGCCACCTTTCAGCCGAACAACCAGCTGCCGTTTAAAAAGTTCTTGAGCAGACTCCAAAGCGACTGCAAGGGAACGAACATCATCAAGGGGTACGACCAGACGAAGATGAAGGAGGGCACGGAGCTGTCAGAGCCTCACGAGCGGAGCGACGTAAACGTGTGCATCGTAGACACGGGCGTTGACTACAACCACCAGGATTTGCAGGGCAACGTCGTGCATGTGAAGCACGGCAGGGATGGAAGCGGGGATGGAAGCGGGGGTGGCGGCGGTTGCGATGGAGGCGGTTGCGACTTCGCCCGCGGAATGGACAACCACGGGCACGGGACGTTCATAGCGGGGATCATCGCGGGGAACTCGCAGAGAGACAGCCAGGGAATCAAAGGGATCTGCAGGAGGGCCAAGCTGACCATCTGCAAGGCACTCAACAGTAAAAACGCCGGCTTCGTCAGCGACATTTTGAACTGCTTCAATTTCTGCGCTTCTAAAGAggcaaaaattataaacgcCAGTTTTGCAAGCACAAAGAATTACCCCTCGTTGTTTGAGGCTCTGAAGACACTAGAGCAAAAAAACATCCTCGTCGTCTCATCCTCCGGCAACTGCTGCCCCACAGCAGAATCTAAAAATACCTTTACAGAGTGTAACCTGGACGTTATGAGGGTATACCCTACGGCCTACTCTACGAACCTACGTAACCTCATCACCGTCTCAAATATGGTTCAGCACGAAAATGGGCTTGTCACCTTATCACCTGACTCTTGCTACAGCTCTAATTACGTCCACCTGGCTGCCCCCGGAGACGATATAATTTCGACTTTTCCACAGAACAAATATGCCATCAGCAGTggttcctccttttccgctGCTGTGGTTACGGGTTTGGCTGCCCTGGTACTCTCCATCAAGGGGGGGTTGAGCTACGAGGAGGTGATTCGCCTGCTGCGGGGCTCCATTGTGCAAACGGAGTCCCTCCGGAGCAAGGTGAAGTGGGGGGGCTTCCTGGACGTGCGCCACCTGGTCAGCGCGGCCATCGCGCTTTCGCGTGCAAGCGGCCCAGCGGCGACGCCCTCCCGCTAG
- a CDS encoding hypothetical protein, conserved (encoded by transcript PVX_097905A), whose product MLSDYRVNKGALPPSEKLAKNADSSDRGEGPSGNNEDSDEESDLSVSVGRGGGTRPRGDKAGPAAAATGGTAATSGTATTRGTAAISATALSAAPRGSAASHGRKGPNDVKILVTSDEPLHTLPSGAVGRRAPLNPFSSPMLGKYRRKNRNAKMKVKDPRLNNNPLVGRLIVCISSTAILFWVFFAEMIFNYNTFNGRCISKVLYPIYTETVVKKREPFFVFLGYGACEYNLEESAFDRHFIGTSASDKGWPTNKVEENPDGRGESSWDSVNTRVYNQLGGLNTNYIRNYGELYRLFWSVYLHGGFMHIIFNVICQIQILWMIEPDWGFLRTMMLFFTSGVTGNLLSAVCDPCGVTIGSSGALYGLIGALFTYYIEYWKTIPRPCCVLIFMVIVIIFGIFIGMFGYTDNYAHMGGCLGGILYGFATITTVSAADKCTLGERMLTSPPFSWFLSSETKELINAKAREKKIRGENYRKKQIANKVHKEDAFHVVMSLMKNRINEDGRPPCKMKLREWVVRITAASALIILWIVLFVYLLNETAYKSYTPMGQIKFTGVHTCFCCEVAKEKFPFISVANFYWCFTNEEATKYYCGK is encoded by the coding sequence ATGCTGAGTGATTACCGAGTGAACAAGGGGGCGCTCCCGCCAAGCGAGAAGCTGGCGAAGAATGCGGATTCGTCCGaccggggggaggggcccaGTGGGAACAACGAAGACAGCGACGAGGAGAGCGACCTGAGCGTGAGCGTGGGACGGGGCGGCGGCACTCGACCGAGAGGGGACAAAGCGGGGCCGGCGGCGGCGGCAACTGGAGGAACCGCCGCTACCAGTGGAACCGCCACTACCCGTGGAACCGCCGCTATAAGCGCAACCGCCTTAAGCGCCGCCCCCCGCGGGAGCGCCGCTTCGCATGGAAGGAAAGGCCCCAACGACGTAAAAATTTTAGTGACGAGCGATGAGCCCCTGCACACGCTGCCATCAGGTGCCGTGGGGAGGAGGGCTCCGCTGAACCCGTTTTCATCCCCCATGCTTGGAAAGTAcaggagaaaaaacagaaacgcaaaaatgaaggtGAAAGACCCAAGACTTAACAATAACCCATTGGTAGGAAGGTTAATCGTGTGCATATCCTCCACGGCCATCCTCTTCTGGGTCTTCTTCGCCGAAATGATTTTCAATTACAATACATTTAATGGCAGATGTATATCGAAGGTACTCTACCCAATCTACACAGAAACGGTGGTGAAGAAGAGAgagcctttttttgtgttcctGGGTTATGGAGCATGCGAATATAACTTAGAAGAGTCTGCCTTCGATAGGCACTTCATCGGAACGAGTGCATCCGACAAAGGATGGCCCACAAATAAAGTTGAAGAAAATCCAGATGGAAGAGGAGAGTCAAGTTGGGACAGTGTAAACACACGTGTGTATAATCAGTTAGGAGGACTTAACACAAATTACATACGAAATTATGGAGAGTTATATCGTCTTTTTTGGTCAGTCTATCTACATGGAGGGTTCATGCACATCATATTTAATGTAATCTGCCAGATACAAATCCTCTGGATGATTGAACCCGACTGGGGGTTTCTACGAACGATGATGCTGTTTTTTACATCTGGGGTGACAGGCAATTTGTTATCTGCCGTATGTGACCCATGTGGTGTAACTATCGGGTCGTCAGGTGCACTATATGGATTGATAGGAGCTCTCTTCACCTATTACATAGAATACTGGAAGACCATTCCGAGACCCTGCTGCGTCTTGATCTTCATGGTTATTGTAATCATTTTTGGGATTTTCATTGGTATGTTTGGATACACAGATAATTATGCCCACATGGGTGGTTGCTTGGGGGGCATCCTCTATGGCTTCGCCACCATTACGACTGTCTCCGCAGCGGATAAGTGCACCCTGGGGGAGCGCATGCTCACGTCTCCTCCCTTCTCCTGGTTCCTGTCTTCCGAAACGAAGGAACTCATTAACGCAAAAgcaagggagaaaaaaataagaggagaaaattataggaaaaagcaaattgCTAATAAGGTACATAAGGAGGACGCTTTCCACGTTGTGATGTCTCTCATGAAGAACAGAATCAATGAGGACGGAAGACCTCCATGTAAAATGAAACTGCGTGAGTGGGTCGTCCGGATCACTGCCGCGTCGGCGCTCATCATCCTTTGGATAGTGCTGTTCGTCTACCTGCTGAATGAAACCGCCTACAAATCCTACACCCCCATGGGCCAAATCAAGTTCACCGGCGTCCACACCTGCTTCTGCTGCGAGGTCGCCAAGGAGAAGTTCCCCTTCATCAGCGTCGCCAACTTTTACTGGTGCTTCACCAACGAGGAGGCCACCAAGTACTACTGCGGGAagtga
- a CDS encoding histone deacetylase, putative (encoded by transcript PVX_097890A) has product MKLSQNSIDLLIDKFLFKFEKKHSQSGEALHVCAKFAALQNELNRFSQLAFFGGEGNSKVVTKQKRYSSSLSKNPPYVFHPIYSSVPMKEKYHRFKIKKYEKIFSRLIEEGIYNADYAIPSCNISETIISLCSIHDEAFVEEIFSIVTRNEQVEKYELTLHPNLVCRFLIEINGTILSSLLAMKHFMCMHIGGGNHHSKRNRGDGFCIFNDVAIAVHFLLSHGLIDKAIILDVDVHQGDGTAEIFRNCANVKTISLHCRDNFPPVKAHSTIDVEFDSFTTDGDYLEAYKKVLDDIAAEQNCIIFYLAGVDISADDDLGFLSVSDVGIYQRDLMTYQMAHQRGIPVVTVLSGGYNECEGALAEKHLLTFR; this is encoded by the coding sequence atgaagttatCTCAAAACAGTATCGATTTACTGATagacaaatttttattcaagtttgaaaaaaaacattcacaGTCGGGGGAGGCCCTccacgtgtgtgcaaaatttgcAGCATTGCAAAATGAGCTGAACAGATTTTCCCAGTTAGCCTTCTttggaggggaaggaaaCTCCAAAGTGGTAACGAAGCAGAAGAGGTACTCCTCCTCCCTGTCGAAAAACCCTCCGTATGTGTTTCACCCGATTTATTCGAGTGTACCAATGAAGGAAAAGTACCATcgatttaaaataaaaaaatatgaaaaaatattttcccgTCTGATTGAAGAAGGGATATACAACGCGGATTACGCCATACCCTCCTGCAACATCAGTGAGACGATCATCTCCCTGTGCAGCATTCACGACGAAGCATTTGTggaagaaatattttccataGTGACACGTAACGAGCAAGTGGAAAAATACGAACTGACTTTACACCCCAATTTGGTGTGCAGATTTTTAATTGAAATTAATGGCACCATTTTGAGTTCCCTACTAGCCATGAAACACTTcatgtgcatgcacataggggggggaaatcatCACTCGAAAAGAAATCGGGGAGATGgcttttgcattttcaacGATGTTGCGATagcagttcattttttactatccCATGGGTTGATTGATAAGGCCATCATTCTCGATGTGGATGTCCATCAAGGGGATGGCACAGCTGAAATATTTCGAAATTGCGCGAACGTAAAAACGATCAGTTTGCACTGCAGGGATAATTTCCCTCCGGTGAAGGCACACTCGACGATAGACGTCGAGTTTGATTCGTTCACAACGGATGGTGATTATCTCGAAGCATATAAAAAGGTGTTGGATGATATAGCGGCCGAACAAAattgcatcattttttacctGGCCGGCGTTGACATCAGTGCGGACGATGACCTTGGCTTTTTGTCTGTATCGGATGTGGGCATCTATCAGCGGGACCTCATGACTTACCAGATGGCCCATCAGCGGGGCATCCCCGTCGTCACTGTGCTGTCTGGGGGGTACAACGAGTGCGAGGGGGCGCTCGCGGAGAAGCACCTCTTGACCTTTCGGTGA
- a CDS encoding TBC domain containing protein (encoded by transcript PVX_097895A), whose translation MYVTYCEEGYLRGLLRNAVVRPSLKAFLGTRVISFLNEKERHNCSMACKLLFFETYSLGNLKNIYKRKFMPSEKRSLIWKLILLGESTHLSEDLFGELTRRRSTYERIIEKDVPRTFPHRDATANTAADPTADPTATAVPRGPPPQEELFDVLKTCSLYFQNVGYCQGMNYVAAVLFLVLKDKLHTARCFIALLKIFNLKGMYMHKFPQLKKTIYQLKILIRAYFPKLSSYLRRKKIKIDFFSINWFMTLFSQDLTFEQTVKLWDSFFLFGVKILIKLSLIFLSHFERKILSLSYEEALTFLKSITRFPFTDYLFEEENFFAHLRRFKVTNRTLRQIVFLRKNGISFEVHVTEVTHRGVQTNRCSVVLCENGNRGDKMAQAVGRSSALHNGDNLVHRFMGMFRGAVDTNRAVSGNQAVCTNQAVCTNQAVCTNRAVSSNQAVSSNGAVSSNQVICTNREICTPQANCANLFLDPSCSNEVPPENQCLSLNFSSGLFCGAKERRRYLRGDSTTGEGSTREEEATAEEGCSAPPSQNACVETNTYYDLNLTKSFR comes from the exons atgtacGTCACCTACTGTGAGGAGGGGTATTTACGGGGGCTACTGAGGAACGCCGTGGTCAGGCCCAGTTTGAAGGCCTTCCTGGGGACGAGGGTTATTTCGTTTTtgaacgaaaaggaaaggcaCAACTGCTCCATGGCGTGCAAGCTGCTCTTTTTCGAAACCTACTCCCTGgggaacttaaaaaatatttacaagaGGAAGTTCATGCCGAGTGAAAAGAGGAGCCTCATATGGAAGCTGATTCTGCTGGGGGAGAGCACGCACTTGAGTGAGGACCTGTTCGGCGAGCTGacgcggaggaggagcaccTACGAGCGGATCATCGAGAAGGACGTGCCGAGGACCTTCCCGCACCG CGACGCAACCGCAAACACAGCCGCAGACCCAACCGCAGACCCAACCGCAACTGCAGTGCCGCGtgggccccccccccaggaagAGCTCTTCGACGTGCTGAAGACCTGCTCGCTGTACTTCCAAAACGTGGGCTACTGCCAAGGAATGAATTACGTCGCCGCGGTTCTCTTCCTCGTCCTTAAAGACAAGCTACACACAGCCAGGTGCTTCATCGCTTTgctaaaaatttttaacttaaAAGGAATGTACATGCACAAGTTCCCCCAGCTGAAGAAGACCATTTACCAGCTGAAGATCCTCATAAGGGCCTATTTCCCCAAGCTCTCTTCTTACCttcgaaggaaaaaaattaaaattgacTTCTTTTCTATTAACTGGTTCATGACCCTCTTCTCCCAGGACTTAACCTTTGAGCAGACGGTAAAATTATGGGacagttttttccttttcgggGTGAAGATCTTAATAAAGCTcagcttaatttttttgtctcattttgaaaggaaaattttgaGCCTATCATATGAAGAGGCTCTAACCTTCCTCAAGTCGATTACGAGGTTCCCCTTCACCGATTACCTttttgaagaggaaaatttcTTTGCCCATTTACGAAGGTTTAAAGTGACCAACAGGACTTTAAGGCAAATCGTTTTCCTCCGGAAGAATGGCATTAGCTTTGAGGTGCACGTGACAGAGGTAACCCACCGTGGGGTTCAAACGAATCGGTGCTCCGTGGTGCTTTGCGAAAATGGGAACAGGGGGGACAAAATGGCGCAGGCGGTAGGTCGCTCATCTGCCCTGCACAATGGGGATAACCTCGTGCACCGGTTTATGGGAATGTTCCGCGGGGCGGTGGACACCAACCGAGCGGTGAGCGGCAACCAAGCGGTGTGCACCAACCAAGCGGTGTGCACCAACCAAGCGGTGTGCACCAACCGAGCGGTGAGCAGCAACCAAGCGGTGAGCAGCAACGGAGCGGTGAGCAGCAACCAAGTGATTTGCACCAACCGAGAGATCTGCACCCCCCAGGCGAACTGCGCCAACCTCTTCCTCGACCCCAGCTGCTCCAACGAAGTCCCTCCGGAGAACCAGTGCCTCTCGCTGAACTTCAGCAGTGGCCTCTTCTGCGGCGCCAAGGAGCGGCGTAGGTACCTGCGGGGGGACAGCACCACCGGTGAGGGCAGCACCCGGGAGGAGGAGGCCACCGCGGAGGAGGGGTGCAGCGCGCCCCCCAGCCAGAACGCCTGCGTCGAAACGAACACCTACTACGACTTGAATTTGACCAAGTCCTTCCGGTGA
- a CDS encoding hypothetical protein, conserved (encoded by transcript PVX_097910A): MSVHRINKILLCSKVELKSIGKVEFYARASNRVVSDFRAFFLPMLKYHNFSVEFAFHPADGKEEKVVLWPRNKDTHTINLGLYRSSQLLYDRVVSLDRKFSE, from the exons ATGAGTGTCCACCGCATTAACAAAATCCTGCTGTGTTCCAAAGTTGAGCTCAAGTCGATTGGGAAGGTGGAGTTCTATGCGCGCGCGTCCAACCGGGTCGTCAG CGACTTCCGAGCCTTCTTTCTGCCCATGCTCAAGTACCACAACTTCAGCGTGGAGTTCGCCTTCCACCCCGCGGATggaaaagaggagaaggTCGTCCTATGGCCAA GAAACAAAGACACGCACACAATCAACTTGGGGCTGTACAGGTCCAGCCAGCTGCTGTACGACCGAGTGGTTTCTCTGGACCGCAAGTTTTCCGAGTAG